The following are from one region of the Vitis riparia cultivar Riparia Gloire de Montpellier isolate 1030 chromosome 14, EGFV_Vit.rip_1.0, whole genome shotgun sequence genome:
- the LOC117930870 gene encoding cell division topological specificity factor homolog, chloroplastic-like isoform X2 translates to MAIRGDLRVSAAPMGFRFKHPFGASLPPSKVRFKHFTNGGSDSSEIMPKWSCMERERYKTWCHYNQPFGVTGANRLPMEPITQDAEGFLHKMTSMSFFERLNLAWKILFPSPTTRRNSNARIAKQRLKMILFSDRCVVSDDAKQKIVSNIVGSLSEFVEIDSQDKVHLNVSTDPDLGTVYSITVPVRRVKSEYQDEDEDRIITNIEYKDTGERSDSVDVSV, encoded by the exons atggCGATACGTGGAGATTTAAGGGTCTCAGCAGCACCAATGGGTTTCCGTTTTAAGCACCCTTTTGGAGCCTCTCTTCCACCCTCCAAG GTACGGTTTAAGCATTTTACTAATGGTGGATCTGATAGTTCTGAAATTATGCCAAAATGGTCTTGTATGGAAAGGGAAAGGTATAAAACATGGTGCCATTATAACCAGCCTTTTGGGGTAACAGGAGCAAATAGGCTTCCTATGGAACCCATTACCCAAGATGCAGAGGGTTTCCTCCACAAAATGACAAGCATGAGCTTCTTTGAGCGTTTAAACTTGGCATGGAAGATACTGTTCCCATCACCTACAACTAGAAGGAACTCAAATGCAAGAATTGCCAAGCAGCGTTTAAAGATGATCCTCTTCTCAGATCGATGTGTAGTTAGTGATGATGCAAAGCAGAAGATTGTGAGCAACATTGTGGGTTCTCTATCTGAATTTGTGGAGATAGACTCACAAGATAAAGTTCATCTTAATGTCTCAACAGATCCAGATCTTGGGACTGTCTACTCCATCACAGTGCCTGTTCGGCGTGTTAAGTCTGAATATCAAGATGAGGATGAGGATAGGATCATAACCAATATTGAATACAAAGACACTGGGGAGAGATCTGACTCGGTTGATGTTAG
- the LOC117930870 gene encoding cell division topological specificity factor homolog, chloroplastic-like isoform X1 yields the protein MAIRGDLRVSAAPMGFRFKHPFGASLPPSKVRFKHFTNGGSDSSEIMPKWSCMERERYKTWCHYNQPFGVTGANRLPMEPITQDAEGFLHKMTSMSFFERLNLAWKILFPSPTTRRNSNARIAKQRLKMILFSDRCVVSDDAKQKIVSNIVGSLSEFVEIDSQDKVHLNVSTDPDLGTVYSITVPVRRVKSEYQDEDEDRIITNIEYKDTGERSDSVDVRFDFFVPNENSQ from the exons atggCGATACGTGGAGATTTAAGGGTCTCAGCAGCACCAATGGGTTTCCGTTTTAAGCACCCTTTTGGAGCCTCTCTTCCACCCTCCAAG GTACGGTTTAAGCATTTTACTAATGGTGGATCTGATAGTTCTGAAATTATGCCAAAATGGTCTTGTATGGAAAGGGAAAGGTATAAAACATGGTGCCATTATAACCAGCCTTTTGGGGTAACAGGAGCAAATAGGCTTCCTATGGAACCCATTACCCAAGATGCAGAGGGTTTCCTCCACAAAATGACAAGCATGAGCTTCTTTGAGCGTTTAAACTTGGCATGGAAGATACTGTTCCCATCACCTACAACTAGAAGGAACTCAAATGCAAGAATTGCCAAGCAGCGTTTAAAGATGATCCTCTTCTCAGATCGATGTGTAGTTAGTGATGATGCAAAGCAGAAGATTGTGAGCAACATTGTGGGTTCTCTATCTGAATTTGTGGAGATAGACTCACAAGATAAAGTTCATCTTAATGTCTCAACAGATCCAGATCTTGGGACTGTCTACTCCATCACAGTGCCTGTTCGGCGTGTTAAGTCTGAATATCAAGATGAGGATGAGGATAGGATCATAACCAATATTGAATACAAAGACACTGGGGAGAGATCTGACTCGGTTGATGTTAGGTTTGATTTTTTCGTTCCTAATGAAAACTCTCAGTAA